One stretch of Amycolatopsis sp. NBC_00345 DNA includes these proteins:
- a CDS encoding DUF2867 domain-containing protein, whose translation MVRRLSTAAHTSRPWRIHEIAPDFEVEDAWAFHTPGAGPDDFPAMLAALQADLRHTEGPSLTQFLFAARSKLGGLLGWDDPGTGLGGRVRPLCDRLPDGLRGPRTGKPMPGTPFTTVYELHDERAEELANKTVHGIVHFGWVPAGDGDHELRMTVLVKPNGRLGRLYLTAIAPFRYLIVYPALTRRWEHAWRDRDRIGRYT comes from the coding sequence ATGGTCAGGAGACTCAGCACCGCCGCGCACACCTCGCGCCCGTGGCGGATCCACGAGATCGCGCCGGACTTCGAGGTGGAGGACGCGTGGGCGTTCCACACCCCCGGCGCCGGGCCGGACGACTTCCCCGCCATGCTCGCCGCCCTGCAGGCCGACCTCCGGCACACCGAGGGGCCCTCGCTGACCCAGTTCCTGTTCGCCGCGCGCTCGAAACTCGGCGGGCTGCTCGGCTGGGACGACCCCGGGACCGGCCTCGGCGGACGGGTCCGGCCGCTGTGCGACCGGCTGCCGGACGGCCTTCGCGGGCCCCGGACCGGGAAACCGATGCCGGGCACCCCGTTCACGACCGTGTACGAGCTCCACGACGAACGCGCCGAGGAGCTGGCGAACAAGACCGTCCACGGCATCGTGCACTTCGGCTGGGTCCCCGCCGGCGACGGCGACCACGAACTGCGGATGACCGTCCTGGTCAAGCCCAACGGCCGGCTCGGGCGCCTGTACCTGACCGCCATCGCCCCGTTCCGGTACCTGATCGTCTACCCGGCGCTCACCCGCCGCTGGGAGCACGCGTGGCGAGACCGCGACCGTATAGGGCGTTATACATAA
- a CDS encoding GNAT family N-acetyltransferase, with the protein MAVIRELTVDDWAGWRALRLTALAEAPHAFGARLAEWQGEGDTEARWRQRLIDRPFNVLAEVDGRAAGMASGTTPDETDTVSLHSMYVAASARGHGVGDALIEAVAGWARSCGAQRLRLEVFDDNESAIALYRRHGFAPAGTVRYPRLALEMVREVRHPSRSA; encoded by the coding sequence ATGGCGGTCATCCGGGAACTCACGGTGGACGACTGGGCCGGCTGGCGGGCGCTGCGGCTCACCGCGCTCGCCGAGGCACCGCACGCGTTCGGCGCGCGGCTGGCGGAGTGGCAGGGCGAAGGCGACACCGAGGCCCGCTGGCGGCAGCGGCTGATCGACCGGCCGTTCAACGTGCTGGCCGAGGTCGACGGGCGCGCCGCCGGGATGGCCAGTGGCACCACGCCCGACGAAACCGACACCGTGAGCCTGCATTCGATGTATGTGGCGGCTTCCGCGCGCGGGCACGGCGTCGGCGACGCGTTGATCGAGGCGGTCGCGGGCTGGGCGCGGAGCTGCGGCGCCCAGCGGCTGCGGCTGGAGGTGTTCGACGACAACGAGTCCGCCATCGCGCTCTACCGGCGGCACGGGTTCGCCCCGGCGGGCACCGTCCGGTATCCGCGGCTCGCGCTGGAGATGGTCCGCGAGGTCAGGCACCCGTCACGTTCGGCATGA
- a CDS encoding MarR family winged helix-turn-helix transcriptional regulator, protein MERDTSLLADLLPRLTQLSGVLSRGRLFEHALAAAGLSLERPAMTVLATLHLAGQPLRVGEIATRMQVVGPHVTRHVNGLEKRGLIRRVTDPLDQRARLIEPTPEGTAATKRYIGVVEGWFTGALADWPEHDRRELGRLLTRLADDLSGHLSALDDEVR, encoded by the coding sequence ATGGAGCGCGACACCTCACTGCTGGCCGATCTGCTCCCCCGGCTCACGCAGCTGAGTGGCGTGCTGAGCCGCGGCCGCCTCTTCGAGCACGCGCTCGCGGCCGCCGGGCTCTCGCTGGAGCGGCCCGCGATGACGGTGCTCGCCACCCTCCACCTGGCCGGGCAGCCGCTGCGCGTCGGCGAGATCGCCACCCGGATGCAGGTGGTGGGCCCGCACGTCACCCGGCACGTGAACGGGCTCGAGAAGCGCGGCCTGATCCGCCGCGTCACCGACCCGCTCGACCAGCGCGCCCGGCTGATCGAGCCGACGCCGGAGGGCACGGCCGCGACGAAGCGCTACATCGGCGTGGTGGAGGGCTGGTTCACCGGCGCGCTGGCGGACTGGCCCGAGCACGACCGCCGGGAGCTGGGCCGGCTGCTCACCCGGCTGGCCGACGACCTGTCCGGCCACCTGTCCGCGCTGGACGACGAGGTCCGGTGA